The proteins below are encoded in one region of Anabaena sphaerica FACHB-251:
- the acs gene encoding acetate--CoA ligase alpha subunit, giving the protein MSASIKPTTDKAYDILQIERINPLDAIFAPKTVAVIGASEKPGSVGRTLLWNLITNPFNGTVFPINPKRNSVLGIKAYSTIFDVPEKIDLAVIATPAPTVPQIITDCVKAGIKGAIIISAGFKEAGEKGIALEKEILEIAHRGKIRIIGPNCLGVMSPISGLNATFASKMAQPGNVGFLSQSGALCTSILDWSLQENVGFSAFVSIGSMLDIGWGDLIYYLGDDPNTKSIVIYMESIGDARSFLSAAREVALTKPIIVIKAGRTAAAAKAAASHTGSLAGSDAVLDAAFRRCGVLRVNSISDLFDMSEVLAKQPRPKGPRLTILTNAGGPGVLATDTLIESKGELAPISEEVINSLNEILPPQWSHNNPIDILGDADPQRYTKALEIAAKDPKSDGLLVILTPQAMTDPTKIAEGLEPYSQMPNKPILASWMGGEDVAQGQQILNRQGIPTYAYPDTAARIFSYMWRYSYNLRGIYETPVLPALECDSNSRDCALVETIINDARKAGRTILTEFESKEILAAYGIPVVAGSIAKSAEEAVECAEKLGYPVVLKLYSQTITHKTDVGGVQLNLRNAEAVKKAYHLIETSVLEKAKPEDFLGVTVQQMVKTSGYELIIGSSLDPQFGPVLLFGAGGQLVEVFQDSSIALPPLNTTLARRMMEQTKIYKALKGVRGRESINMEALEELLVVFSHLVVEQPLIKEIDINPLLAIPPSPDHPGGLIALDGRIVLHSADVEEQQLPKLAIRPYPHQYVSNWNLKNNTPITIRPIRPEDEPLIVKFHKTLSEESVYLRYFHLVKLSQRIAHERLTRICFIDYDREMALVAEHENPETKETEILAVGRLSKLHGNNAAEFAMLVSDHFQCQGLGTELLKRLIEVGKNEKICCISADILADNLGMQRVCEKLGFKILRTNDATVLKAEIDL; this is encoded by the coding sequence ATGTCAGCATCTATCAAACCGACCACCGACAAAGCTTATGATATCTTACAAATAGAGAGAATAAACCCCTTAGATGCAATTTTTGCCCCTAAAACGGTTGCTGTCATTGGTGCAAGTGAAAAACCTGGAAGTGTGGGGAGAACTTTACTCTGGAATTTAATTACAAACCCCTTTAATGGGACAGTTTTTCCCATCAATCCTAAGCGTAATAGTGTATTAGGAATTAAAGCCTATTCTACCATTTTTGATGTTCCTGAAAAAATAGATTTAGCGGTAATTGCTACTCCTGCGCCTACAGTACCACAAATTATTACTGATTGCGTAAAAGCTGGAATTAAAGGCGCAATAATTATTTCCGCAGGTTTTAAAGAAGCAGGTGAAAAAGGCATTGCTTTAGAAAAAGAAATTCTCGAAATAGCACATCGAGGAAAAATTAGAATAATTGGACCCAACTGTTTAGGAGTTATGAGTCCAATTTCCGGTTTAAATGCCACCTTTGCCAGCAAAATGGCACAGCCAGGAAACGTAGGTTTCCTCAGTCAAAGTGGGGCATTATGTACATCAATTCTCGATTGGAGTTTACAGGAAAATGTTGGTTTTAGTGCCTTCGTTTCCATCGGTTCAATGTTAGATATTGGTTGGGGAGATTTAATTTATTATTTGGGAGATGACCCCAATACAAAAAGTATTGTAATTTATATGGAATCTATCGGTGATGCGCGTTCTTTTCTGTCCGCAGCGCGAGAAGTAGCATTAACAAAACCAATAATTGTCATTAAAGCCGGTCGGACAGCAGCAGCAGCAAAAGCGGCCGCTTCCCACACAGGATCATTAGCAGGAAGTGACGCTGTTTTAGATGCAGCTTTTCGGCGTTGTGGAGTATTAAGAGTTAATAGTATTTCTGATTTATTTGATATGTCAGAAGTATTAGCCAAACAACCTCGTCCTAAAGGTCCAAGATTAACAATTTTAACTAATGCTGGAGGTCCAGGAGTATTAGCCACAGATACATTAATAGAAAGTAAGGGAGAATTAGCACCAATTTCGGAAGAAGTTATTAATTCTTTGAATGAAATTTTACCTCCACAATGGAGTCATAATAACCCGATTGATATTTTAGGAGATGCAGATCCCCAACGTTATACAAAAGCCTTAGAAATTGCTGCTAAAGACCCTAAGAGTGATGGCTTGTTAGTAATTTTAACACCCCAAGCTATGACCGATCCGACAAAAATTGCGGAAGGATTAGAACCCTACTCGCAAATGCCAAATAAACCAATTTTAGCAAGTTGGATGGGTGGGGAAGATGTGGCACAAGGGCAACAAATTCTTAACCGTCAAGGTATTCCTACTTATGCTTATCCCGATACAGCAGCGCGGATATTTAGTTATATGTGGCGGTATAGTTATAACTTACGGGGTATTTATGAAACTCCGGTATTACCTGCCCTAGAATGTGATAGTAATTCCCGTGATTGTGCATTAGTTGAAACCATTATTAACGATGCTAGAAAAGCAGGAAGAACGATTTTAACAGAGTTTGAATCTAAGGAAATTTTAGCCGCCTATGGTATTCCTGTGGTTGCGGGAAGCATTGCCAAAAGTGCCGAGGAAGCGGTGGAATGTGCCGAAAAACTCGGTTATCCAGTGGTTTTAAAACTGTATTCCCAAACAATTACCCATAAAACAGATGTGGGTGGTGTGCAGTTAAATTTGCGAAATGCCGAAGCTGTGAAAAAAGCCTATCATTTAATTGAAACTTCGGTATTAGAAAAAGCTAAACCAGAAGATTTTTTAGGCGTAACCGTGCAGCAAATGGTAAAAACTAGCGGTTACGAATTGATTATTGGCAGTAGTTTAGATCCGCAATTTGGACCAGTATTATTATTTGGTGCTGGGGGACAATTGGTGGAAGTTTTTCAAGATAGTTCCATTGCTTTACCTCCCTTAAATACTACCCTAGCCAGACGGATGATGGAACAAACAAAAATCTACAAAGCCTTAAAAGGTGTGCGGGGTAGAGAAAGTATAAATATGGAAGCATTGGAGGAATTGCTAGTAGTATTTAGTCATTTGGTAGTAGAACAACCTTTGATTAAAGAAATAGACATTAATCCTTTATTAGCTATTCCTCCCAGTCCTGATCATCCTGGTGGTTTAATAGCATTAGATGGGAGAATAGTTTTACATTCTGCGGATGTAGAAGAACAGCAATTACCAAAATTAGCCATTCGTCCCTATCCTCATCAATATGTTAGCAATTGGAATCTGAAAAATAATACACCAATTACTATCCGTCCTATCCGCCCTGAAGATGAACCATTAATAGTTAAATTCCACAAAACATTATCTGAAGAAAGTGTGTATTTACGCTACTTTCACTTAGTGAAATTAAGTCAAAGAATTGCCCATGAACGACTCACCAGAATTTGTTTTATTGACTATGATCGAGAAATGGCATTAGTCGCAGAACATGAAAACCCAGAAACCAAAGAAACGGAAATTTTAGCAGTAGGAAGATTGAGTAAATTACATGGGAATAATGCTGCGGAATTTGCTATGCTAGTGAGCGATCACTTTCAGTGTCAAGGCTTAGGAACAGAACTACTCAAGCGATTAATAGAAGTAGGTAAAAACGAGAAAATCTGCTGTATCTCTGCTGATATTTTGGCAGATAATTTAGGGATGCAGCGAGTGTGTGAAAAACTCGGTTTCAAAATTTTACGTACTAATGATGCAACGGTGTTAAAAGCGGAAATTGATTTGTAG
- a CDS encoding pentapeptide repeat-containing protein, which yields MPEVNFQQPFHSAATVVEEYAIGKRDFEKAELGDANLQGVDLKGSDLSYADLSTANLSGANLRGCDLSFADLSQANLQNADLRGAMLFSADLRQADLQGTHLEKADCDHNTHFPPNFDLVQAGIKMRESANLP from the coding sequence ATGCCTGAAGTAAATTTTCAACAGCCATTTCATAGTGCTGCTACTGTTGTCGAGGAATATGCAATCGGAAAACGAGACTTTGAAAAAGCAGAATTAGGTGATGCTAATTTGCAAGGCGTTGACTTGAAAGGATCTGACCTCAGCTATGCTGATTTAAGTACGGCTAACCTCAGCGGTGCTAATCTGCGAGGATGTGATTTGAGTTTTGCCGATTTGAGTCAAGCTAATTTACAAAATGCAGATTTGCGAGGTGCGATGTTGTTTTCTGCGGATCTGCGTCAAGCTGATTTACAAGGAACCCACTTAGAAAAAGCAGATTGTGACCATAACACCCATTTTCCCCCAAATTTCGATTTAGTGCAAGCAGGTATAAAGATGAGAGAATCAGCGAATCTTCCCTAA
- a CDS encoding hydrogenase maturation protease, producing the protein MATAIVIGYGNELRGDDAIGQQVAKAIKYWCLSSVQSLAVHQLTPELAEPLANAKLAIFVDACINSQSNEVQVQSLSPSESKTVNAHIGDPRSLLALSEFLYGHSPPAWLVTVPGVNFDLSDRISPIAEKGIAIALVKIIQILNQSNNLWMDLE; encoded by the coding sequence ATGGCAACTGCAATAGTGATTGGTTACGGTAATGAATTACGAGGTGATGATGCCATTGGACAACAAGTAGCAAAAGCTATAAAATATTGGTGTTTATCATCTGTGCAATCACTTGCAGTTCACCAACTAACACCAGAATTAGCTGAACCTTTGGCAAATGCTAAGTTAGCAATTTTTGTGGATGCCTGTATTAATTCTCAATCTAATGAGGTACAGGTGCAATCATTATCACCGTCTGAGTCGAAGACTGTCAATGCCCATATTGGTGATCCGCGATCTCTACTTGCTCTTTCTGAATTTCTCTATGGTCATTCTCCCCCAGCGTGGTTAGTCACAGTCCCAGGAGTGAATTTTGATCTGAGCGATCGCATTTCACCAATAGCAGAAAAAGGCATTGCGATCGCCTTAGTCAAAATTATCCAAATTCTTAATCAAAGTAACAATTTATGGATGGACTTGGAATGA
- a CDS encoding MotA/TolQ/ExbB proton channel family protein — MNISNLFSAGGVVMWPLLFFSVLAVALVIERLTFWIKISGRQDHVVREVLKFYRQGNVVSALDHLHKNADLPIARIFLAALELEEPTPEEFRLALESEAQGEIPLLKRFQNIFDTIIGLAPLLGLLGTVLGLISSFASLNIGDVGGSKTADVTAGISEALVSTAAGLVVAIVTLFFANTFRGLYIRQIAWIQEYGGQLELLYRRHRQ, encoded by the coding sequence ATGAATATTAGTAATTTATTTTCAGCGGGTGGTGTGGTCATGTGGCCGCTACTGTTTTTTTCTGTCTTAGCAGTAGCACTTGTTATTGAACGGCTTACTTTTTGGATAAAAATCAGTGGTCGCCAAGATCATGTAGTTCGGGAGGTGTTAAAGTTTTATCGTCAAGGTAATGTGGTTAGTGCTTTAGATCATTTGCACAAAAACGCTGATTTACCCATTGCTCGAATTTTTTTAGCAGCTTTGGAATTAGAAGAACCCACCCCAGAAGAATTCCGCTTGGCCTTAGAAAGCGAAGCACAGGGAGAAATTCCTTTGCTGAAAAGGTTCCAAAACATTTTTGATACAATTATTGGTCTTGCTCCTCTGTTGGGACTTCTGGGTACAGTTTTGGGCTTAATTTCTTCTTTTGCATCTCTGAATATTGGTGATGTGGGAGGTAGTAAAACAGCCGATGTCACAGCGGGAATTAGTGAAGCCTTGGTATCTACAGCAGCGGGATTAGTTGTAGCTATCGTTACGCTTTTTTTTGCTAATACTTTTCGGGGACTTTATATTCGTCAAATTGCTTGGATTCAAGAATATGGCGGACAGTTAGAATTACTCTACCGTCGTCATCGTCAATAA
- a CDS encoding PAP/fibrillin family protein, with protein sequence MNCQTLKDKLQVLLKQIQTQDDGSPTTNLKLETSKVAEIEELTAELESLNPNPQPLLHATTLLNGAWQLQYSTAREIRFLDSLPLGLEVGKVYQVINVVDKLFFNLAQVKHPLKIISGYVKVTASFEPAIDTSSLPDKCINVYFDKRYLAIDKIVGVNTPQLNPFKVIAANAPKGRVATLDITYLDETFRIGRGGDGSLFILNKADDLPNLNF encoded by the coding sequence ATGAATTGTCAAACATTGAAAGATAAGTTACAAGTATTGCTTAAACAAATTCAAACCCAGGATGATGGTTCTCCTACCACTAATTTAAAGCTGGAAACATCTAAAGTAGCGGAAATAGAAGAGTTGACCGCTGAATTAGAAAGTCTTAATCCCAATCCTCAACCACTCCTCCATGCTACTACTTTATTAAATGGAGCTTGGCAGCTACAATACTCTACAGCTAGAGAAATTCGTTTTTTAGATTCCCTGCCATTAGGCTTGGAAGTGGGTAAAGTCTATCAAGTAATTAATGTTGTAGATAAACTATTTTTTAATCTAGCTCAGGTAAAACATCCTTTGAAAATAATTTCAGGATATGTGAAAGTAACAGCTAGTTTTGAACCTGCTATAGATACATCAAGTTTACCAGACAAGTGTATCAATGTATATTTTGATAAACGTTATTTAGCTATTGATAAAATTGTAGGTGTTAACACTCCTCAACTAAATCCATTTAAAGTTATAGCTGCTAATGCTCCTAAAGGTAGAGTTGCAACTCTTGATATTACTTACCTAGATGAAACATTCAGGATTGGACGTGGAGGAGATGGAAGTTTATTTATTCTCAATAAAGCTGATGATTTACCTAATTTGAATTTTTGA
- a CDS encoding adenosine-specific kinase, whose protein sequence is MELKAVSLEIPVDCNLILGQTHFIKTVEDLYEIMVGISSQVKFGIAFCEASTACLIRITGNDAILQEVAIKNAQAIAAGHSFIIVLKDAYPINFLNAIKQCPEVCNIYCATANPVQVILAETEEGRGILGVIDGFSPKGVEGNEDIKARQDLLRHIGYKM, encoded by the coding sequence ATGGAACTCAAAGCTGTTAGTTTAGAAATTCCTGTAGATTGTAACCTAATTTTAGGACAAACCCACTTTATCAAAACCGTAGAAGATTTATATGAAATAATGGTGGGGATATCCTCACAGGTAAAGTTTGGTATTGCTTTCTGTGAAGCATCAACTGCTTGTTTAATTAGAATAACTGGAAATGACGCTATTTTGCAAGAAGTAGCTATTAAAAATGCTCAAGCTATTGCCGCAGGACACAGTTTTATAATTGTATTAAAAGATGCTTATCCTATTAACTTTCTCAATGCCATTAAGCAATGTCCAGAAGTTTGTAATATTTATTGTGCTACCGCTAATCCTGTGCAAGTAATTTTAGCAGAAACTGAAGAAGGTCGGGGTATTCTCGGTGTTATTGATGGATTTTCACCCAAGGGTGTGGAAGGAAATGAAGATATAAAAGCACGTCAAGATTTACTCCGCCATATAGGTTATAAAATGTAG